The DNA sequence GTTTGCCAATATCGGCGACGCCAAAATTATTTGAAAGTTCAATTACTTCGGAAAAACTGAGCATATCGTGCGCTTTCCAGGTGCTTATTTTAAATCCATCAAAATAACCAACTTTCATATTGCGACAATCGATCATTTCGTCTGCCGTTACTACTTGTTCTTCAAGTGCGGCGAGTGCAGTGAATGCTTTCATCACGGAACCCAATTCATAGCTTTCGGTAACTGCGCGATTCTTTGTGAGTTCCATCGCAACTTCCTGGGTGTTATTTGGATCAAAATTTGGATATTGCGCCATCACAATTATTTCGCCCGTTTTAGGATTGAGAACTAAAACCGCTCCTTCACGAGCATTATAGGCATTCACCGTATCTTTCAAATCTTCGTATGCCAAAAATTGTAATGTCGAATCTATGGTCAACTTCACCGGCTCGCCTTCGTGCCCCTCCTTAGTTGTTTTCTTTGCAAAGTAATAGGTACCAGAGCGCGCATCTTTTTGTAGCGCAAAAGTTGATGGTAATCCTGCCAAACGATTATTAAACATCGATTCGATGCCAAAAAGACCGTGATTATCAATATCGGTAATGCCAATAATATGCCCCATCGATTCCATAGGATACCAGCGATGCGGTTCCTTCATAAATTGAATGTCGGCCTGTTCGTTTTGTTCAATCGCCGTACGTTGTTCAGGGCTCAGTTTTCTTTTAATGAATAAAAATTGCGCATCGCGATGCGCTTTCAGACGTTCCAAGCTTTGCGGAAACTCCTTTTTTAGAAAGCGCTCTAGGGGTGCAATGTTTGTTATTTTTGATGGTTCAATAAAGGCAGAAATACTTTCTTTATTTATGGTAAGCGGAACGCCAACCCGATCTAAAATCAGTGCGCGTGGCGGGTGCGTTGTGATTGAAAGGGTGTATTGTTGTTGCGCGAGATTATTAAAAAAATCACGTTGTTTGATTTGTATTAAATATAAGTTGCAGGCAATCGCGAGGTACAAAAAACAAAAAAAAAGAAAAACAAGGCCCGCTCTGAAGGTGTACCGTTTATTCATGCTGCGTGCCCGTTATGAGGCTGCCCAGCGCAAGTTGTTTCATATTGAGCTGCTCTGTAGCAAATTTTTTGATATCCGATTTATTGTTGAGAGCAAAAAGCTCTTGAGAAAGGGTATCTTTTTCTTGAAGCAATTCCAGTTTTTGTTTTTCAAGACGCTGCTTTTCAAAAGAAAGGCTGATGAAAAGACTCTGCTTATGAATGACAAGCACAATAAAGGTAAGATGAATACCTACAAAAAAAGCGATAAAAGTTCTTTTTCTCACTGCGCAGACCTTTCTATTTTGATATAAGCTTATCGGGCCGACGCTGGTTTTTAAAGAGATCGGGTTTTTACGCATCAGCGTGCATGGTATTAATGACAAATTTATGCTATTTTAATCACTATAAAGCTATTTAATAGGTAAAGGAAATGATCATGAGCCAAGAGCTTGAGCTGAGTGGTGAATCGAAGATTCGTGCGCAAAAGGTAGATACATTAAGAAAACAGGGGGTT is a window from the Candidatus Babeliales bacterium genome containing:
- a CDS encoding penicillin-binding protein 2, giving the protein MNKRYTFRAGLVFLFFCFLYLAIACNLYLIQIKQRDFFNNLAQQQYTLSITTHPPRALILDRVGVPLTINKESISAFIEPSKITNIAPLERFLKKEFPQSLERLKAHRDAQFLFIKRKLSPEQRTAIEQNEQADIQFMKEPHRWYPMESMGHIIGITDIDNHGLFGIESMFNNRLAGLPSTFALQKDARSGTYYFAKKTTKEGHEGEPVKLTIDSTLQFLAYEDLKDTVNAYNAREGAVLVLNPKTGEIIVMAQYPNFDPNNTQEVAMELTKNRAVTESYELGSVMKAFTALAALEEQVVTADEMIDCRNMKVGYFDGFKISTWKAHDMLSFSEVIELSNNFGVADIGKRLGPKLYEHYKRLGFGQKTALNWPGEQAGFVNPPSSWSRQSIISLSFGYELSATLLQLALSFCMIANNGIPVIPSIIAYPQQHIAQPTDPIYRPDTIATIRGILERTVSQGTAHRGKIKGYKVMGKTGTANMVVDGKYDTKRNTYTFAGILEKGDYQRVIVTFIREVPNPHSMLYASSVAVPLFEKVAEHVILHDRVL